A window of Pseudomonas putida genomic DNA:
TCGAGGCGTCTTCACGTATCGCCGTGTGCGGACAACCGCCGGTTTCCACGCCGACGATGCGCTCCGGCTCCAGGGCCCCGGCTTCGGTAAGGATGCGCTGGTCTTCCTTGGTATAGATGTCGTTGGTGACCACCGCGATCTGGTAGTGATCACGCATGGCCTTGCACAAGGCTTCGAGCAGCGCCGTCTTGCCGGAGCCGACCGGGCCGCCGACACCGACGCGCAGGGGTTGTTGATAGCTTTGCATGCAGGCAGTCCTCAGGAACGGAACAAACGGGTGTATTGGGTTTCGTGACACGATGAGGCAATGGCCAGCAACGGCAAGCCGCCGCCTAGCTGGTCATCGCCCAAAGCCAGTGCCTGGTCGAAGGCGGCGGGCAGCCCTGCCCCCAGGTCACGCAGCAACGTCTGGGCAGCCTGCTGGCCGAACGGCACCAGCTTGACCCCGGCCATTACTGCACCCTCCAGCCAGGCAAAACCATGGCCAAGGGCCAACTGGCGCAGTGGGATCGCCCAGTGCGCAGCCAGCCAGGCCATACCGCCGAGCTGGGTGAGTTCGAGGCTGGCCCGCCAGGCCGGCGCCTGGCCCAGTTGCCAGCCGTCCAGAAGCCGTGCCAGCGCCGCACCGCGCTGCTGTTCTTCCAGACGCAACTCGGCGGTTTCGCGGTTGGCCAGCAGAAAACGGCTCCAATGGCCGAAGGCCTCGGCGTCCTCGGCCTGGCAGGCGTGGTACAGGCGCGCCAGCACCGGCCAGTCGAGGCAGGCCAGGGTGTCGTCGATCTGCTCCCGCTGCCAGGCAGCGAAACCATCCGCGCCCCGTACCCAGCCGGTCTCGACCGCCCATTCCAGGCCTTGCGAGTAGGTGAAGCCCCCCACCGGCAAGCCAGGGCTGGCCAGTTGCAGCAGGCGCAGCAGCGCCAGGTCGCTGTCCATCAACCGGCCAGTACCAGCGCGGCGCCGGCCAGCAGGCCACCGCCAAAGGCCTTCTGCAGGCCGCTATGCCTGCGCAGCAAACAACCGACCGCGAAGCCGGCCGCCAGCAACAAGCCGCTGACCGCGACGAAGCCGGCGCTGAACTGCCAGAACGCGCTGGGTGTGGCTTCCACGCCATGGGCCCAGCCATGGAACAGGGCGAACACCGGCATGGCCATGGCCAGCAGCAGCTGGCGGCTGGGCAGCAGCACGGCCCCGGCAGCTACCAGCAGCGACACGGCAATCAGGGTTTCCATGCCCAGCACATCGCCAAACAGGTGGCCGCACACCGCGCCACCGAACATTGCCGCCAGGGTTGCCAGGGGTAGCGTCAGGCTGCGCCGGGTCAACGCGGCGAGCACACCGGTACCCAGCAGCATCAGCAGGTGGTCAAGCGCCAGTCAGCGGGTGCAGCAGGCCGTCCTGCAGCGGGTTGGCGTCGTGCCCGGGGTGGGCGAAGGCTGGCAGCGCCAGCATCAGCAGAAACAGGGCGAAAGTCTTTTTCATTGGTTGCTCCAGGCAGTTCAGGAATGGGCAGGCAAGCGCACGAACGGATGATCGTGGCCGTGTGCATGGCTGTGGCTATGGCTGTGCGGCGCGCTTTGGTAGGCGCCCGCTTCAGGCTCGAAAGGCGCCTGTTCGGCTTCTACCGTCAGGCCCAGACCACGCAACATGTCGTCCAGCACATGGTCGTGCTGGAAGCGCAACAGGCCGGGCTCGATTTGCAGCGGCACGTGGCGGTTGCCCAGGTGATAGGCCGCGCGGGCCAGCAAGTGCGAGTCGGCGCAGCGCACCGTGGACACCGCCTCGGGCGCCGCCAGCACACGGATCAGCTGGGTGCCCTCGGCATCGGCCAGCAGTTCGCCGCCGCGCAGCAGGTGGCCGCGCTCGAGCATAAGCCCGGCCTCGCGGCCATCATCCAGGGTCAGTCGCAGGCGGCTCTTGATGCGGCTGTCCACGTCCAGGGTGACAGTACCGGTTTCACCCAGTGTGCCGGGGTCGGTGATACGGCGGGTCAAGACAATCATCGGGGCTCCTCAGAACAGGAAGTAACGCTGGGCCAGCGGCAGTTCGCGGGCCGGCTCGCAGACCAGCAGTTCGCCGTCGGCACGCACCTGGTAGGTCTGCGCATCGACCTCGATCAGCGGCTGCAGGGTGTTGTGGACCATGTCGGGCTTGCGTACCCGGCGGCAGCCGTGGGCCACGCCGATCAGGCTGCGCAGGTTCAGTTCCTCGGCCAGGCCGCGGTCCATCGCCGCCTGGGGCAGGAAGGTCATGCGCGTGGCATGCCGCGCCGCGCCCAGGGCGCCGAACATCGGGCGGTAATGCACCGGCTGCGGCGTAGGGATGGAGCCATTGATGTCGCCCATGGGCGCGGTGACAATCATCCCGCCCTTGATCACCAGGGCCGGCTTGACCGCAAAGAACGCCGGCGCCCACAGCACCAGGTCAGCCAGCTTGCCGACTTCCAGCGAACCCACTTCGTGGCCGATGCCGTGGGTCAGTGCCGGGTTGATGGTGTACTTGGCGATGTAGCGTTTGACCCGGAAGTTGTCGCTGTAGCTGGTGTCCGGCGCCAGTGGCCCGCGGCGCAGCTTCATCTGGTGGGCGACCTGCCAGGTACGCAGTACCACCTCGCCAACCCGGCCCATGGCCTGGGAGTCGGACGAGGTCATGGCAAAGGCGCCCATGTCGTGGAGGATGTCCTCGGCGGCAATGGTTTCGCGGCGGATGCGCGACTCGGCAAAGGCCACGTCTTCGGCGATGCTCGGGTCCAGGTGGTGGCAGACCATGAGCATGTCCAGGTGCTCGTCCACGGTGTTGACCGTGTACGGCAGGGTCGGGTTGGTCGAGGACGGCAACACATTGGCCTGCCCCGCCGCACGGATGATGTCCGGGGCGTGGCCACCACCGGCGCCCTCGGTGTGGAAGGTGTGAATGGTGCGGTCGCCGATGGCCGCCAGGGTGTCTTCGATGCAGCCGGACTCGTTGAGGGTATCGGTGTGGATCGCCACCTGGATGTCCATTTCCTCGGCCACACCCAGGCAGCAGTCGATGGCCGCCGGTGTCGAGCCCCAGTCTTCGTGCAGTTTGAGGCCCACGGCGCCGGCCGCGATCTGCTCGCGCAGTGCTTCCGGCCGCGAGGCGTTGCCCTTGCCCAACAAGCCGATGTTGATCGGCAGGCTGTCTGCGGCCTGGAGCATGCGCGCCAGGTACCAGGGGCCGGGCGTGCAGGTAGTGGCGTTGGTACCGGTGGCCGGCCCGGTGCCGCCGCCGATGAAGGTGGTGACACCACTGTTCAGCGCCTCGTCCACCTGCTGCGGGCAGATGAAATGAATGTGCGAGTCGACGCCACCGGCGGTGACGATCTTGCCCTCGGCTGCGATCACTTCGGTGCCGGGGCCCACCGGCACGTTCACGCCCGGCTGCACATCGGGGTTGCCAGCCTTGCCGATCACCGCGATACGCCCGTGCTTGATGCCGATATCGGCCTTGACGATGCCCCAGTGGTCGATGATCAGGGCATTGGTCAGGACCAGGTCCATGGCTTCGGCGGCCAGCATCTGGCCCTGGCCCATGCCATCGCGGATGACCTTGCCGCCACCGAACTTCACCTCTTCGCCATAAATGGTGAAATCCTGCTCCACCTCGACCCACAGCGCGGTGTCGGCCAGGCGTACGCGGTCGCCCACGGTGGGGCCGAACATGTCGGCATAGGCCTGGCGGGAAATACGGCTCATGCCCTACCCTCCAGCGCGCCCATCACCTTGCCCTGAAAGCCATGGACCTCACGCTTGCCGGCGTAGGCCACCAGTTGCACGGTACGCGCCTGGCCGGGCTCGAACCGCACGGCGGTACCCGCGGGGATGTCCAGGCGAAAGCCCAGGGTCGGTGCGCGCTCGAATACCAGCGCCTCGTTGACTTCGTAGAAGTGGTAGTGCGAGCCAACCTGCACCGGCCGGTCACCATGGTTGGCCACGCTGACGCTGACCGTTGCGCGGCCGCTGTTCAGCTCGATGTCGCCGGCGGCGACCTGGATTTCACCTGGGATCATGCGGGGCTCCTGGGCAGTTTCAGACGATGGGGTCATGCACGGTCACCAGCTTGGTGCCATCCGGAAAAGTCGCTTCGACCTGCACGTCGTGGAGCATTTCGGCAATGCCGGGCATTACCTGCTCGCGGCTCAGCACTTCACGCCCCAGGCTCATCAGCTCGGCGACAGTGCGACCATCACGGGCGCCTTCGAGCACGGCGGCACTGATCAGCGCCACCGCTTCCGGGTAGTTGAGCTTCAGGCCACGGGCCAGGCGCCGCTCCGCCAGCAACGCGGCGGTGAACAGCAGCAGTTTGTCTTTCTCTCTCGGGGTCAGCTCCATGGCGCTCTCTCAGGTAGCCCAGATACGCGGTGGGCAGGCCGGCAGGCCGAGGACGGCCGGGCGCAGCACATGCCACAGGCGTTGCAGGGTGCGTTGCAGGTGTTGGTTGTCATGGTCGAGCACGCGGATTACCAGCAGCGACCCGAGCAGGGTCGCACCGGCTGGATTGCCCAGTTCGTCGAGCAGCAGGCGCACCTGTTCCAGCACGGCCTGGTCGGCCGGTGCGGCGCAGAAGGTGGCCAGCAGCGGATGCCCGCCAAGCTTGTCCAGGCGCCCGCCTTCGAGGCGCAGGCGCTCGTGCAGGCCGACTTCGCCGGGCAGTTCGATGCGTAGACGGCTGTCGAGGGCACCCTGGTCGAAACGCTCGCCCATCACCGGGCGCCCCAGGCACAGGGTTTCCCAGGCCAGCAGGCGCGCCCCCGGTTCCAGGGTGAAACGGCTGTCGAGGCTGGCACGGGCACCGGAGAACAGGATGCTGTCCTGCGGCAGCCATTCCAGCGTACTGTCAGCGGCCAGGTGAAAGCGCTGGGCCAGCCGCGCGGTCGGGCCGATGCTGCGGTAGAACTTGCTGGCGCCGGGCATGGTCAGCAGCGCGTGGCTGCCCGGCTCCAGCCGGATGTCCAGCTCCAGACGGTCGCCAGCGACGATGCCGCCGGGTGGGTGCAGCACGTAGACATGGCATGGTGCGCCTTCCGGATAGAACGGCCGCTGCACCAAAAGAGGTCCGAAATGCCGCCACGCACCAAGGCGGGTCACTTCGTCGCGCCTGACGAAGCGCAACTGCAGGTGAGCACTCCAGCCTGCATCGTCTTGACGTTGTTCGATCTGCTCCGCGAGCGACATCCTGCGGCCCCTGAAATCCGTGGCCTGCTGGCCGTTTAGAGGGGCAGGCCTGCACGGCTGAAGTGCCCGCGGCCTGACCACTCGATCAAATTCTCAGGCTGGATATAGCAGGTTGCGGGCCAACTCCGCAGGTGAAGGAAAATGAAACTTTTGCCACAGCCGCTCTGGCATCGGGCATACGGGGAGATGGCGCACAAAGCCGGGGCGCACTCAGGCCCTGTTTAGGTGCTGGACTGAGAGAATACTGGGGCCGCTACGCGGCCCATCGCCGGCAAGCCAGCTCCCACAGGGATCGCGCATGGCTTGAGGTCAGCGAGAAAACCTAGTAATCGAAGCGGTCCACTGCACGCCGGCGCTCGTTGTCGTCGCGCCGGTCGTAGATTGCGGTGGTCTGGATATTGGCGTGGTGCGCCAGCTTCTGCGCAATCGACAGGTCATGCTCTTCGATCACCCGGGTGATGAACGCCCGGCGGAAGTCGTGCGGCATGATCTTCACGCCCACCTGCGCGCCACGCTGGCGGGCAATGTAATAAATGGCATGCTTGGTGATACGCGCCCGGGTGATATGGCTACCACGGCGGATGCGGTTGAACAGGAACGGGTCATCTTCGGCACCTGCCGGCAAATCCTGGCGGCGCAGGTCCAGCCATGCCTGCAACTTTTCGAACGCCCATGGCGGGGCGTACTTGATCAACTGGCGGTTGCCCTTGCCCAGCACCTGCAGGCTGCGCGCCTCGAAGTCGACCTGATCCAGGTCGATGTCTACCGATTCCGACTTGCGCATCCCGGTGCCGTACAGCAAGGCGATGATCGCCGCATCACGTACCCCCTGCGGCCGTGGATCGGCCGCACACACATCCATCAACTCGCGAATCAGGCTACGGCGCAGGTTGCGCCCCGGCGGCAGGCGGCTGCCGGTGGCCGGCTTGACCTCGCGAATGCGCAGCAACTGCTCGTGATCGATCAGGCCCTGACGCCAGGCTTCGTTCATCACACCGCGGATGGCATTGACGTACAGCGACGAGCTGTTGGGGGCATAACCGTCGGCACGCAGCGCTGCCACCAGGGCAATCACATGGCCGGGCTCGAGCCGGTGCCAAGGCACATCGACAATATTGCAATCGACGAAACCCAGCCGGTCGGCAGCGTCCTGAAGGATGTAGCGCATGGTTTGCTGGCTGGATGGGGCCAGGCGGGCCATGTACTGCAGCAGCGGATTTTTCGAGAGGTCGGACAAAACGTGAATCCTGTAGCGAAGCGTTGGCCAGCGGCGAACCGGCCAAACCCTGGAGCAAGTCAAAACGACATACAAGCAGGTCAAAACAACAGCAGGATAGGCATGTCGTTCTGACCCCAAGAGGTGCCATCACCTTGATATACAAGGAGTTTGAAGTTGGCACGGATCATGATCTTACCCCAATTGAGCCTACTGAACGAATGAAGGTCCGCCCATGCTTGTGCAGCCGATCGATTCACGCCCACGCCAGGCCGTCTGGGGCCTGGGTTTCCGCCCATTCTTCCTGGGAGGTAGTTTGTTTGCGCTGCTTGCCTTGCTGATGTGGGCCGGCGCACTGGCCGGGGCACTGGAGCCCACGCCACCCGGCGGCATGCTCGCCTGGCACCGCCACGAGATGCTCTATGGCTTCGCTGTCGCCATCATCGCGGGTTTCCTGCTGACCGCCGTGCAGAACTGGAGCGGCATCCCAGGCTTGAGCGGGAGCGCGCTGCAGGGCTTTTTCCTGCTTTGGCTGTTGGGTCGGGCGAGTTGGTTCCTGCCGTTACCGGGCGGCTTACTGGTGGCAGTCGAGGGCAGCTTCCTGCCACTGTTGGCACTGGCCCTGGCACGGCCGATCGTGCAACGGCGCTTGCGTAACAACTACCCGATCATCGGCCTGGTGCTGCTGATTGCCGCCTGCCAGTGGCTGACCCTGGTCGGCTGGCTGCGCCAGGACGAACTGTGGCAGCGCCGCGGGGTGTTTGCCGGGTTGTGGCTGGTGGCCGCGATGATGACCGTGCTTGGCGGGCGGGTGATCCCGTTCTTCACCCGGCGCGGCCTGGGCAACATGGCCCCGGCCCCTGCCCGTCCCCGGCTGGACCGGGCCTGCCTGCTGCTCAGCGTGGCGGTACCGCTGGCCTTTGCCTCGGGCTTGGCCGATACGCCGCGTACAGGCCTGGCCGTGCTGTTCGGCGCCTTGTTCGCCTTGCACACTGCCCGCCTGGCCTTGTGGCATCACGCTGGCCTCTGGCGTGTGCCCCTGCTGTGGTCGCTGCACCTGGCCTATGCCTGGATTGCCATTGCCTGCCTGGGCATGGCGCTGTGGCACGCCGGGGTGGCGCTGAGCCTGAGCCTTGTGACTCACGCCCTGACCGTGGGTGCCATGAGCGGCTTGATCCTGGCGATGATGGCGCGGGTCAGCCTGGGCCACACCGGCAGGCCGCTGCAGGTGCCAACCAGCATTGCCTGGGCTTTTGGCTTGATCCAGCTGGCGACACTGGCAAGGGTGGTGCTGCCGCTCTTCACACCGCTGGGGGTGAGCCTTTCGGTAGTGTGCTGGAGCCTGGCCTTGCTGCTGTTCCTGCGCCATTACCAGCCCATTTTGCTGCAGCCCCGGGTAGATGGCATGCCGGGCTAGCCTTGATGCCCAGATTGGGGCCGCTTTGCGGCCCATCGCCGGCAAAAGCCAGCTCCCACACCGACCGCGCCGACCTCAGGGCACACGCTGTACCTGTGGGAGCTGGCTTGCCGGCGATGGGCTGCAAAGCAGCCCTAAGTTTTCAGCGCAGATGCGTAAATTGCCGGGGGCCGCGTTATCCTCCCGGCGCCGGCCACCACCCCGGGAACATCTGCTGTACCCGGGGTTCGGCGAAGCGCTCATCAATCAGCACCAGAACACCACGGTCCTGGTCACCACGGATCACTCGGCCAGCCGCCTGGATGACCTTGCGCACGCCCGGGTAGAGATAGGCGTAATCGAACCCCGCACCGAACTGCCGCCCCAGGCGCTGCTTGAACTGCTCGTTGACCGGGTTGACCTGGGGCAGCCCGAGGGTAGCGACAAACGCGCCGATCAGCCGCGTGCCCGGCAAGTCCACCCCCTCGCCGAAGGCGCCACCCAGCACCGCAAAGCCCACCCCGCGGCCATCCGCCACAAAACGGTCAAGATACCCCTGGCGGGCCGCTTCGTCCATGCCCGGTTCCTGGGCCCACAGGGGTATCTGTGCATGCCGCTCGGCCAGCAGCCCGGCCACCTGTTGCAGGTACTCGAAACTGCTGAAGAACGCCAGGTAGTTACCCGGCATGCGTTCGTACTGCCGGGCAATCAGCTCGACGATCGGCGCCAGCGAAGCCTGGCGTTGCTGGTAGCGGGTGGATACCTGGCTGGCGATGCGCACTTCCAGTTGTTCGGCGCGAAACGGCGCGGCCACTTCCAGCCAGGCGGTATCGGCCGGCATGCCTAGCAGGTCGCTGTAGAAATGCCGCGGGCTCAGGGTGGCGGAAAACAGCGTCACGCTGCGCGCCGCCTGCATGCGCGGGGCCAACAGCCGCGCCGGGGTGACATTGCGCAGGCACAGGGTGGCCAGCCGCCGCTTGCGCGGGCCCTGGCGCTGGCTGATGTCGAACAGGAAGTGCTCGTCGAACAGCTCGGCAACCCGGCTGAACTGCAATGCCTGGTAGAAGGAACTGCAGCACCTGCGGGTCCATCTGCGCAGGCGTCTGGTTCATCTGCTCCTGGATCAGCCCGATGCATTGCTGCAGGGCACGCAGCAAAGCGTCCGGTAGCGAATCGCTGGCCTGGTACGGCGCACGCTGATCCTTGTAGAGGGCGTTCCACTGCCGGTTCAGCCGGTCAAGCGCACTGACCAACCCGGGCGGTTTGCTCTGGCGCAGGGCCAGCAACTGGCCCTGGTCGAGGCTGGCGCTGTACATGCCGCGCCCGCGCTCGACCAGGTTGTGCGCCTCGTCCACCAGCACCGCGACCCGCCACTGGTTGGCCTGGGTCAGGCCGAACAACAAGGCATGGGCATCGAAGTAGTAGTTGTAGTCCGCCACCAGCACATCTACCCAGCGCGCCATCTCCTGGCCAAGGTAATACGGGCACACCTGGTGCGCCAGGGCCACCTCGCGCAGCTGGGCGCGGTCGAGCAAAGGCAGCGCTGCCGCCGCCGCCCGCGCGGCCGGCAGGCGGTCGTAGAAGCCTGCGGCCAAGGGGCAGGATTCGCCATGGCAGGCCTTGTCAGGATGCTCGCAGGCCTTGTCGCGGGCGATCAGTTCCAGCGTGCGCAAGGCCGGCTGCGGCGTGGCATCGGTGATCTGGCGCATGGCATCGAGGGCCAGGGCCCGGCCCGGGGTCTTGGCGGTGAGAAAGAACAGCTTGTCCAGCTGCTGCGGCACCATGGCCTTGAGCAGCGGGAACAGGGTACCCAGGGTTTTACCAATTCCGGTGCTGGCCTGGGCCATCAGGCAACGGCCGGTACTCACCGCCTTGTACAGGGTTTCGGCCAGTTGTCGCTGGCCTTGGCGGAACGCCGGATAAGGGAAGCCCAGCGCTTGCAGGCCCCGGTTACGCTCGGCCAGGCGCTGCTCCTGCCCTTGTGCCCAAGCCAGAAAGCGTTGGCACTGGGTTGTGAAAAAGGCCTGCAGTTCGGCAGCCGTGCAGTGCTCACTGATCAGCGTCTGGCCATCGCTGTCCACGTCCAGGTACACCAGCGCCACCTCGATGGCCGGCAGTTGCCGTGCCTGGCACATCAGCCAGGCATAGACCTTGGCCTGCGCCCAGTGCAGTTGCCGATGGTTGGCCGGCTGGCGCGACAGGTCGCCACGGTGGGTCTTGATTTCTTCCAGGCGGTTGCAGGCGGGGTCATAGCCGTCGGCGCGGCCACGCACCGTCAGGGTTTCGAACTGGCCTTCGAGGGCGATTTCCGACTCGTAGCCCGCAGCACGTCGTGCCACCACCCGCCGATGCCCCTCGATCCCCTCCTGGGCGGTGGGTGATGGCGTGAAGCGCAAATCCAGGTCGCCGACCTTGGCGCTGAACTCGCACAAGGCGCGTACCGCCACGCTGTAGCTCACGGCATTTCGCTCCAGCGTACATGGCACACCGCGACGGGCAGGCCGTGGGCCCGGCAGAACTCCAGCCAGCGCAGCTGGTTGTCCTGCAGGCGGTCGCCGGGGCCCTTGACCTCGACCATGCGGTAGCGGCCCTGCTCGGGCCAGAACTGGATCAGGTCGGGCATGCCGGCGCGGTTGTTGCGGATGTCCTGCAACAGGCGCAGGAAGCACTGTTTCAGGTGGGCCGCCGGCAGGCAGGCCAAGGCTTGTTCGAGCAATTCTTCACTGAGCATGGACCAGAACACGAACGGCGACTGCAGGCCTTGCTTGGCGGCGTAGCAGTCGAGAATCGTGCGGTGATGGCTACCATCGTCGAGCCGACCCAGGCAACGTTCGAACAGGGCACTGCGACGTTGCTGAAAGTCGCTGTCGTGCAGGTCCTGCGGGGCGGCCTGGAACGGGTTGAAGAACGCGCCAGGCACCGGGGCGAAAATCGCCTCCCAGCACAGCAGGCCGAACAGGCTGTTGAACAGCGTGTTCTCCACGTAATGCACCGGCCCGTCGGCTTCGGCCAGGTGCTGGCGGACCGCTTCCTCCACGCCCAGGGCTGCCAGTTCCCGCGGCAGCTCCAGCTCGATCAGCTCCAGCGGGGCGGCACGCTGGCGCCGCTGTGGCGGGCCTCCGAGCTTGCGCGCCAGGCGTGGCAACATGCGTTCCAGCGCCTGCACTTCCAGGGCGTTGGCCGGTGCCGCCGCCAGTTGCAGCGCCAGCGCATGGGCCTGGGGCCACTGCTCGCTGCGTTCCAGCACCCGCACCTGGCGGATGCGCGCCTGGGCGTGGCTGCATTGTGCGTAAACCGCCATGGCCTGCGCCCAGTCGCCCAGGCGTTCGCATTGCTGGCCCAAGGCGAATTGCAGGCGCGCATGGCGCCGGGCCAGCCACGGGTTGTCGCTGTGCAGGCCCTGCATGGCAGCCAGGATCGACAGCGGGTCATCGCCCTGCTCCAGGCGTTCGGCGCATTGGTGCAAGGCCATGGCCAGGTCGACTTCAGCACGATGTTGCAAGGCACGCGAATCGGAGCTGAACGGCACCTGTTCGTAGCGCAACAGGCCAAGGTCTGCCAGGACGAAGTCCGACCAGTCCTGGTACAGGTTGCCGAAGAACAGCAGGCGCATGCGGTCGCACAAGGGTTGCAGGCACCACTGGAGGATGCGCATGCCGCTGCCCGGGAACCACTCGGCCAATGACCGGGCTTGCAGGCCCAAGGGTTGCAGTTGTGCAAGCAGATCATGTTTGGC
This region includes:
- a CDS encoding urease accessory UreF family protein — its product is MDSDLALLRLLQLASPGLPVGGFTYSQGLEWAVETGWVRGADGFAAWQREQIDDTLACLDWPVLARLYHACQAEDAEAFGHWSRFLLANRETAELRLEEQQRGAALARLLDGWQLGQAPAWRASLELTQLGGMAWLAAHWAIPLRQLALGHGFAWLEGAVMAGVKLVPFGQQAAQTLLRDLGAGLPAAFDQALALGDDQLGGGLPLLAIASSCHETQYTRLFRS
- the ureE gene encoding urease accessory protein UreE, whose translation is MIVLTRRITDPGTLGETGTVTLDVDSRIKSRLRLTLDDGREAGLMLERGHLLRGGELLADAEGTQLIRVLAAPEAVSTVRCADSHLLARAAYHLGNRHVPLQIEPGLLRFQHDHVLDDMLRGLGLTVEAEQAPFEPEAGAYQSAPHSHSHSHAHGHDHPFVRLPAHS
- the ureC gene encoding urease subunit alpha, coding for MSRISRQAYADMFGPTVGDRVRLADTALWVEVEQDFTIYGEEVKFGGGKVIRDGMGQGQMLAAEAMDLVLTNALIIDHWGIVKADIGIKHGRIAVIGKAGNPDVQPGVNVPVGPGTEVIAAEGKIVTAGGVDSHIHFICPQQVDEALNSGVTTFIGGGTGPATGTNATTCTPGPWYLARMLQAADSLPINIGLLGKGNASRPEALREQIAAGAVGLKLHEDWGSTPAAIDCCLGVAEEMDIQVAIHTDTLNESGCIEDTLAAIGDRTIHTFHTEGAGGGHAPDIIRAAGQANVLPSSTNPTLPYTVNTVDEHLDMLMVCHHLDPSIAEDVAFAESRIRRETIAAEDILHDMGAFAMTSSDSQAMGRVGEVVLRTWQVAHQMKLRRGPLAPDTSYSDNFRVKRYIAKYTINPALTHGIGHEVGSLEVGKLADLVLWAPAFFAVKPALVIKGGMIVTAPMGDINGSIPTPQPVHYRPMFGALGAARHATRMTFLPQAAMDRGLAEELNLRSLIGVAHGCRRVRKPDMVHNTLQPLIEVDAQTYQVRADGELLVCEPARELPLAQRYFLF
- a CDS encoding urease subunit beta; translation: MIPGEIQVAAGDIELNSGRATVSVSVANHGDRPVQVGSHYHFYEVNEALVFERAPTLGFRLDIPAGTAVRFEPGQARTVQLVAYAGKREVHGFQGKVMGALEGRA
- a CDS encoding urease subunit gamma, yielding MELTPREKDKLLLFTAALLAERRLARGLKLNYPEAVALISAAVLEGARDGRTVAELMSLGREVLSREQVMPGIAEMLHDVQVEATFPDGTKLVTVHDPIV
- a CDS encoding urease accessory protein UreD: MSLAEQIEQRQDDAGWSAHLQLRFVRRDEVTRLGAWRHFGPLLVQRPFYPEGAPCHVYVLHPPGGIVAGDRLELDIRLEPGSHALLTMPGASKFYRSIGPTARLAQRFHLAADSTLEWLPQDSILFSGARASLDSRFTLEPGARLLAWETLCLGRPVMGERFDQGALDSRLRIELPGEVGLHERLRLEGGRLDKLGGHPLLATFCAAPADQAVLEQVRLLLDELGNPAGATLLGSLLVIRVLDHDNQHLQRTLQRLWHVLRPAVLGLPACPPRIWAT
- a CDS encoding tyrosine-type recombinase/integrase, which produces MSDLSKNPLLQYMARLAPSSQQTMRYILQDAADRLGFVDCNIVDVPWHRLEPGHVIALVAALRADGYAPNSSSLYVNAIRGVMNEAWRQGLIDHEQLLRIREVKPATGSRLPPGRNLRRSLIRELMDVCAADPRPQGVRDAAIIALLYGTGMRKSESVDIDLDQVDFEARSLQVLGKGNRQLIKYAPPWAFEKLQAWLDLRRQDLPAGAEDDPFLFNRIRRGSHITRARITKHAIYYIARQRGAQVGVKIMPHDFRRAFITRVIEEHDLSIAQKLAHHANIQTTAIYDRRDDNERRRAVDRFDY
- a CDS encoding NnrS family protein; this encodes MLVQPIDSRPRQAVWGLGFRPFFLGGSLFALLALLMWAGALAGALEPTPPGGMLAWHRHEMLYGFAVAIIAGFLLTAVQNWSGIPGLSGSALQGFFLLWLLGRASWFLPLPGGLLVAVEGSFLPLLALALARPIVQRRLRNNYPIIGLVLLIAACQWLTLVGWLRQDELWQRRGVFAGLWLVAAMMTVLGGRVIPFFTRRGLGNMAPAPARPRLDRACLLLSVAVPLAFASGLADTPRTGLAVLFGALFALHTARLALWHHAGLWRVPLLWSLHLAYAWIAIACLGMALWHAGVALSLSLVTHALTVGAMSGLILAMMARVSLGHTGRPLQVPTSIAWAFGLIQLATLARVVLPLFTPLGVSLSVVCWSLALLLFLRHYQPILLQPRVDGMPG
- a CDS encoding VRR-NUC domain-containing protein: MIAHSVDDPFYYLHNFRQVLLWVEQRYEDLLDDQELAFIRTFSHLDAPAQALMVRMVMRKGELFRSDRLDYAEIGDTGQALQPLLALGWVREPAQLALEQLFALLRKDELARCFAPHLSRPRAAKHDLLAQLQPLGLQARSLAEWFPGSGMRILQWCLQPLCDRMRLLFFGNLYQDWSDFVLADLGLLRYEQVPFSSDSRALQHRAEVDLAMALHQCAERLEQGDDPLSILAAMQGLHSDNPWLARRHARLQFALGQQCERLGDWAQAMAVYAQCSHAQARIRQVRVLERSEQWPQAHALALQLAAAPANALEVQALERMLPRLARKLGGPPQRRQRAAPLELIELELPRELAALGVEEAVRQHLAEADGPVHYVENTLFNSLFGLLCWEAIFAPVPGAFFNPFQAAPQDLHDSDFQQRRSALFERCLGRLDDGSHHRTILDCYAAKQGLQSPFVFWSMLSEELLEQALACLPAAHLKQCFLRLLQDIRNNRAGMPDLIQFWPEQGRYRMVEVKGPGDRLQDNQLRWLEFCRAHGLPVAVCHVRWSEMP